The Argopecten irradians isolate NY chromosome 4, Ai_NY, whole genome shotgun sequence genome has a window encoding:
- the LOC138320487 gene encoding GTP-binding protein 4-like — translation MAHYNFKKITVVPPAKDFVDIVLSKTQRKTPTVVHKHYKISRIRTFYMRKIKFASQTFHDKFTQIIQEFPKLEDVHPFYADLMNVLYDKDHYKLALGQINTARHLIDNVAKDYYRLLKYGDSLYRCKQLKKAALGRMCTVMKRQKQSLEYLEQVRQHLSRLPSIDPNTRTLLICGFPNVGKSSFINKITRADVEVQPYAFTTKSLFVGHTDYKYLRWQVVDTPGILDHSLEDRNTIEMQAITALAHLRSAVLYIMDVSEQCGHSLEQQRNLFNSIKPLFTNKPLIVVANKIDVMQVEDLPEDKQQIFKDFEEENIPVLNMSTLTEEGVMQVKTDACEKLLAHRIETKIKLKKVSDVMNRLHVAMPAKRDNKERPPCIPPGVQRKEQAMDTGSKKKTERDLELEQGDDYILDLRKTWDLAKKEEAYDVIPEIWQGHNVADFIDPDIMEKLDALEKEEELREKAGYYNNESSEEDEEMKFIRRTAKKIKEKRKIMVIESREKRRINKPRLPKKAKKVDTNDMVANLEDMGVEMEEGTHLARARSRSASKQAMKRKRSESTAMETSTTRSRSSSKMPRDRSGVRDVVMATKVKKIARKAQVPRNRDAKKGEGDRVILNMMPKHLYAGKRGTGKTQRR, via the exons ATGGCTCACtataattttaagaaaataacGGTTGTACCACCGGCAAAG GATTTCGTTGATATTGTTTTATCCAAAACCCAACGAAAAACGCCAACCGTTGTGCACAAACACTACAAGATCTCCAGAATTAGGACATTTTACATGAGAAAAATCAAGTTTGCTTCTCAAACATTTCACGACAAGTTTACACAGATTATTCAAGAGTTTCCTAAACTTGAA gaTGTCCACCCATTCTATGCTGACCTGATGAATGTTCTCTATGACAAGGATCATTACAAACTTGCTCTCGGTCAAATCAACACTGCTCGTCACCTTATTGACAA TGTGGCTAAAGACTACTATCGACTCCTCAAATACGGGGACTCCTTGTACAGATGTAAACAACTGAAAAAAGCAGCATTGGGAAG GATGTGTACGGTGATGAAGCGACAGAAACAGAGTCTAGAGTACCTGGAGCAGGTACGGCAACATCTGTCTCGTCTGCCCTCTATAGACCCCAACACACGAACACTACTCATCTGTGGCTTCCCCAATGTGGGGAAATCCAGCTTCATCAACAAG ATCACTCGGGCAGATGTAGAAGTGCAGCCTTACGCCTTCACAACCAAGTCCCTGTTTGTAGGTCATACAGATTACAAGTACCTACGCTGGCAG GTAGTAGATACGCCTGGTATCCTAGATCACTCTTTGGAGGACAGAAATACGATCGAGATGCAGGCCATCACAGCTCTAGCTCATCTACGCTCCGCGGTCCTGTACATCATGGACGTGTCGGAACAGTGTGGTCACTCACTAGAACAACAG CGTAACCTTTTCAACAGCATAAAACCGCTATTTACAAACAAACCTCTCATAGTCGTAGCTAACAAGATTGATGTTATGCAAGTAGAAGATCTTCCAGAAGataaacag caaatatttaaagattttgaaGAAGAGAATATTCCGGTGTTAAATATGAGTACTTTAACAGAGGAGGGAGTGATGCAAGTTAAAACAGAC GCATGTGAAAAGCTTTTAGCTCACAGAATAGAGACGAAAATAAAACTAAAGAAAGTATCGGATGTGATGAACCGACTGCACGTAGCCATGCCAGCCAAGCGAGATAACAAG GAAAGGCCGCCATGTATACCACCAGGCGTCCAGAGAAAGGAACAAGCAATGGACACAGGCAGCAAGAAAAAGACG GAGCGTGATTTAGAGCTGGAACAGGGAGATGACTACATCCTTGATCTAAGAA AGACATGGGATTTAGCGAAAAAAGAAGAGGCATACGATGTGATCCCTGAGATCTGGCAAGGTCATAATGTTGCCGACTTCATCGATCCAGACATCATGGAG aaacttgaTGCTTTGGAAAAAGAAGAGGAATTACGAGAAAAGGCTGGTTATTATAACAACGAAAGCAGTGAAGAAGATGAGGAAATGAAATTCATAAGACGCACAGCTAAAAA AATCAAAGAAAAGAGGAAGATAATGGTTATTGAATCTAGAGAAAAGCGCCGCATTAATAAGCCACGTCTTCCAAAGAAAGCTAAGAAGGTAGATACAAACGACATGGTGGCTAACCTGGAGGATATGGGCGTAGAAATGGAAGAAGGa ACTCACCTGGCTAGAGCTAGATCAAGAAGTGCCAGCAAACAGGCCATGAAGAGGAAGCGCAGTGAATCTACCGCTATGGAGACCTCCACCACTAGAAGTCGCAGTAGCTCAAAGATGCCGAGGGACCGATCTGGTGTCCGTGATGTTGTG ATGGCTACCAAGGTAAAGAAGATAGCGAGAAAAGCACAGGTTCCACGTAACAGAGACGCGAAGAAGGGTGAGGGTGATCGCGTGATTCTCAACATGATGCCTAAACATCTGTACGCTGGTAAACGAGGAACAGGCAAAACACAGAGGCGTTAA